A single window of Methylobacterium nodulans ORS 2060 DNA harbors:
- a CDS encoding CTP synthase: protein MTRYVFITGGVVSSLGKGLASAALAALLQARGYRVRLRKLDPYLNVDPGTMSPTQHGEVFVTDDGAETDLDLGHYERFTGVPATRADNITTGRIYLDIITKERRGDYLGATIQVIPHVTNAIKEFVLDGNEGYDFVLVEIGGTVGDIEGLPFFEAIRQLGQELPRGQCAYIHLTLLPYIPSAGELKTKPTQHSVAELRSIGIQPDILLCRCDRPIPREERRKLAQFCNVRESAVIEARDVASIYDVPLSYGEEGLDREVLALFGIEATSEPKLDRWRTISERVKNPEGEVSIAIVGKYTGLKDAYKSLIEALTHGGIANRVKVNLEWIEAEIFEREDPAPFLEGLNGILVPGGFGQRGAEGKIRAARYAREKKIPYFGICFGMQMAVVEAARSLAGIPEANSTEFGPTPEPVVGLLTEWMRGNELERRVAEGDLGGTMRLGSYTAKLAPDSRIAEIYGGTAIAERHRHRYEVNMAYRERLEARGMRFSGLSPDGLLPETVEVEGHPWFIGVQFHPELKSRPFEPHPLFKSFIGAAVVQSRLV, encoded by the coding sequence ATGACGCGGTACGTCTTCATCACCGGCGGCGTGGTTTCCTCCCTCGGCAAAGGTCTGGCCTCGGCGGCCCTCGCCGCATTGCTGCAGGCGCGCGGCTACAGGGTCCGCCTGCGCAAGCTCGACCCCTACCTGAACGTCGATCCGGGCACGATGAGCCCGACCCAGCACGGCGAGGTCTTCGTCACCGACGACGGCGCCGAGACGGACCTCGACCTCGGCCATTACGAGCGCTTCACCGGCGTGCCGGCGACCCGGGCCGACAACATCACGACGGGCCGCATCTATCTCGACATCATCACCAAGGAGCGGCGCGGCGACTATCTGGGCGCCACGATCCAGGTCATTCCGCACGTGACGAACGCCATCAAGGAGTTCGTCCTCGACGGGAACGAGGGCTACGACTTCGTGCTGGTCGAGATCGGCGGCACGGTCGGCGACATCGAGGGCCTGCCCTTCTTCGAGGCGATCCGCCAGCTCGGCCAGGAGCTGCCGCGGGGCCAGTGCGCCTACATCCACCTGACGCTCCTGCCCTACATCCCCTCGGCGGGCGAGCTGAAGACCAAGCCGACCCAGCACTCGGTGGCCGAGCTGCGCTCGATCGGCATCCAACCCGACATCCTGCTCTGCCGCTGCGACCGGCCGATTCCCCGCGAGGAGCGCCGCAAGCTCGCCCAGTTCTGCAACGTGCGCGAATCGGCGGTGATCGAGGCGCGGGACGTGGCCTCGATCTACGACGTGCCCCTGTCCTACGGCGAGGAGGGCCTCGACCGCGAGGTGCTGGCGCTGTTCGGCATCGAGGCGACGAGCGAGCCCAAGCTCGACCGCTGGCGCACTATCTCCGAGCGCGTGAAGAACCCCGAGGGCGAGGTCTCGATCGCCATCGTGGGCAAGTACACGGGTCTCAAGGACGCCTACAAGTCGCTGATCGAGGCGCTCACCCACGGCGGCATCGCCAACCGGGTCAAGGTCAACCTCGAATGGATCGAGGCCGAGATCTTCGAACGGGAAGATCCGGCGCCGTTCCTGGAGGGGCTCAACGGCATCCTGGTGCCGGGCGGCTTCGGCCAGCGCGGCGCCGAGGGCAAGATCCGCGCGGCGCGCTACGCCCGGGAGAAGAAGATTCCGTATTTCGGCATCTGCTTCGGCATGCAGATGGCGGTCGTCGAGGCGGCGCGCTCGCTCGCGGGCATCCCGGAGGCGAACTCGACCGAGTTCGGCCCGACGCCGGAGCCGGTGGTCGGCCTGCTCACCGAGTGGATGCGCGGCAACGAGCTGGAGCGCCGCGTCGCCGAGGGCGACCTCGGCGGCACCATGCGGCTCGGCTCCTACACGGCGAAGCTCGCGCCCGATTCGCGCATCGCCGAGATCTATGGCGGCACGGCCATCGCCGAGCGCCACCGCCACCGCTACGAGGTCAACATGGCCTATCGGGAGCGGCTGGAGGCCAGGGGCATGCGCTTCTCCGGCCTCTCCCCGGACGGGCTCCTGCCGGAGACCGTCGAGGTCGAGGGCCATCCCTGGTTCATCGGCGTGCAGTTCCACCCGGAGCTGAAGTCGAGGCCATTCGAGCCGCATCCGCTGTTCAAGTCCTTCATCGGCGCCGCGGTGGTGCAGAGCCGGCTGGTCTGA
- a CDS encoding DUF1190 domain-containing protein produces the protein MLPGSKRSQAVSLALLLGAGATAYGLARRDPSQQEEDALVYRDLAACLAQGARRREDCEAADREARALYPQVAPRYATQAACEAHHGCGGCRAGDAVTPAAAGAFIPALSGFMLGRTPEQNLPVQPLYRHETRGCGSGGGGHGSSYCTSAGGRVWTAGSGSSTARVSSAVARTAASTPRVVASGGFGGTGHAMASGHGGS, from the coding sequence ATGCTGCCGGGCTCCAAGCGCTCGCAGGCCGTCTCGCTGGCGCTGCTGCTCGGCGCCGGGGCCACCGCCTATGGGCTCGCCCGCCGGGACCCGTCGCAGCAGGAGGAGGACGCGCTGGTCTACCGCGACCTCGCCGCCTGCCTGGCGCAAGGCGCCCGCCGCCGCGAGGATTGCGAGGCCGCTGACCGGGAGGCCCGCGCCCTCTACCCGCAGGTCGCGCCCCGCTACGCCACGCAGGCCGCCTGCGAGGCCCATCACGGCTGCGGCGGCTGCAGGGCAGGCGATGCGGTGACGCCCGCGGCCGCGGGCGCCTTCATCCCGGCCCTGTCCGGATTCATGCTCGGCCGCACGCCCGAGCAGAACCTGCCAGTGCAGCCGCTCTACCGGCACGAGACAAGGGGCTGCGGATCGGGCGGCGGCGGCCATGGCAGCAGCTACTGCACCAGCGCGGGCGGCCGGGTCTGGACGGCCGGGAGCGGGTCGAGCACTGCGCGGGTCTCCTCCGCGGTCGCCCGCACCGCGGCGAGCACGCCCCGGGTCGTCGCGAGCGGCGGCTTCGGCGGCACCGGCCACGCGATGGCATCAGGCCACGGGGGAAGCTGA
- a CDS encoding DUF350 domain-containing protein — MLASISGLGAFLAYGATAAILVAAYLIIYMLATAHDELALIRRGVTAAAIALGGSLLAFTLPLAVAIHNAQGLLDCAIWGLVALVVQMGVYWAVRAALPNLSGQIAAGETAPAVFLAAASLAAGVVNAAAMTY, encoded by the coding sequence ATGCTGGCGTCGATCTCGGGATTGGGCGCCTTTCTGGCTTATGGCGCGACGGCGGCGATTCTCGTCGCCGCCTATCTGATCATCTACATGCTGGCGACGGCGCATGACGAGCTGGCGCTGATCCGGCGCGGGGTCACGGCGGCCGCCATCGCGCTTGGCGGCAGCCTTCTCGCCTTCACCCTCCCGCTCGCCGTGGCGATCCACAACGCGCAAGGGCTCCTCGACTGCGCGATCTGGGGATTGGTGGCGCTCGTCGTGCAGATGGGCGTCTACTGGGCGGTGCGGGCCGCCCTGCCGAACCTGTCCGGCCAGATCGCCGCGGGCGAGACCGCGCCGGCGGTTTTTCTCGCCGCGGCCTCGCTGGCGGCGGGCGTCGTCAACGCCGCCGCGATGACCTACTGA